A single genomic interval of Eleutherodactylus coqui strain aEleCoq1 chromosome 3, aEleCoq1.hap1, whole genome shotgun sequence harbors:
- the LOC136619897 gene encoding protein kinase C delta type-like, whose translation MIKMCGNLDINHVRFYTAEIACGLQFLHQRSIVHRDIKPDNIMLDRSGHIRLIDLGLAQDGVTSSNKISGVTGTLQFMAPEVLLEENYDTAVDWWSLGIVVSWMAAGQSPFYHGSIRRKVIKAITRKEPKFPPWLDADVKHLLERLLRKKPEERLGVYRNIRGHRFFDPIDWEVLELKRARPPFKPFREILENRDMLWLEDKTPPHPMDGFSYTSPSWTRMTRRIRL comes from the exons atgatcaaaatgtgcggcaacttggacatcaaccatgtgag attctacacagcggagatagcatgcggcctccagttcctgcaccaacgcagcatcgtccatcg tgacataaagccagacaacatcatgctggacagatctggacacatccgcctgatagacctggggctggcccaagacggtgtcacctcgtctaacaagatcagtggagtgacgggcacacttcaattcatggccccagaggtgcttcttGAAGAGAactacgacacagcagtcgactggtggagcctggggattgtcgtatcctggatggcggcaggacagtcccctttctatcatggctccatcaggagaaaagtcatcaaagccatcaccagaaaggagccgaaattcccaccttggcttgatgctgatgtgaagcatcttctggagagactgctacgtaagaagcctgaggagaggctgggtgtctacaggaacatccgaggtcaccGTTTCTTCGACCccatagattgggaggtgctGGAACTGAAAAGAGCACGGCCGCCATTCAAGCCATTCAGGGAAATTCTGGAAAATCGAGACATGCTATGGCTGGAAGATAAGACACCCCCTCACCCAAtggacggattctcgtacacttcaccaagctggacccg gatgacgagaagaatccgattgtga
- the UBA3 gene encoding NEDD8-activating enzyme E1 catalytic subunit isoform X1, with protein MADAVEPEKKRRRIEELSDKMAVDIGCGDIGDWEGRWNHVKKFLERSGPFTHPEFEPSNESLQFLLETCKILVVGAGGLGCELLKNLALSGFRQIHVIDMDTIDVSNLNRQFLFRPKDVGRPKAEVAADFINNRIPDCCVTPHYKKIQDFDESFYRDFHIIVCGLDSIIARRWLNGMLLSLLNYEDGVLQQSSVIPLIDGGTEGFKGNARVILPGMTACVECTLELYPPQINFPMCTIASMPRLPEHCIEYVRILQWPKEQPFGESVQLDGDDPEHIQWIFKNSLERAAQYNIRGVTYRLTQGVVKRIIPAVASTNAVIAAACANEVFKIATSAYTPLNNYLVFNDVDGLYTYTFEAERKENCAACSQLPQKIQFPPSAKLQEVLDYLINDTSLQMKSPAITATLDGKNKTLYLQTVASIEERTRPNLCKTLKELGLVDGQELAVADVTTPQTVLFKLHFTT; from the exons ATGGCGGATGCTGTAGAGCC ggAGAAGAAAAGAAGGCGGATAGAAGAGCTGTCTGACAA AATGGCTGTGGATATTGGGTGTGGGGACATTGGAGACTGGGAAGGTCGCTGGAACCATGTTAAGAAGTTCCTCGAGCGATCAGGACCTTTCACACACCCCGAGTTCGAACCAAGCAACGAA TCTCTGCAGTTTCTCTTAGAAACCTGTAAAATCCTGGTCGTCGGTGCTGGCGGATTGGGGTGCGAACTTCTCAAAAATCTG GCTCTGTCAGGGTTTCGGCAGATCCACGTCATCGATATGGACACTATAGATGTCTCTAATTTAAATAGACAGTTCTTATTCCG GCCTAAGGATGTTGGAAGACCTAAAGCCGAGGTGGCGGCTGATTTTATAAACAACAGAATACCTGACTGTTGTGTCACACC ACATTATAAAAAGATTCAAGATTTTGATGAGTCCTTTTACAGAG ATTTCCATATTATAGTGTGCGGTCTGGATTCCATTATCGCCAGGCGCTGGTTGAATGGAATGCTg CTGTCTCTTCTGAACTATGAAGATGGAGTACTGCAGCAAAGTTCAGTAATTCCTCTAATTGACGGCGGTACAGAAGGCTTTAAAGGAAATGCCCGGGTCATTTTACCAGGCATGACAGCCTGTGTGGAGTGTACTCTGGAGCTGTACCCACCACAG ATTAATTTCCCCATGTGTACAATTGCATCTATGCCCAGATTACCAGAGCACTGTATAGAATATGTCCGGATATTGCAGTGGCCAAAGGAACAGCCGTTTGGAG AGAGCGTACAGCTGGATGGAGACGATCCTGAACACATTCAgtggatttttaaaaattctttggaGAGGGCGGCACAATATAATATCCGAGGCGTAACATACAGACTTACTCAGG GTGTTGTGAAAAGAATCATCCCTGCTGTAGCATCTACAAATGCAGTGATTGCAG CTGCCTGTGCGAATGAAGTATTCAAGATAGCTACCAG TGCTTATACGCCGCTGAATAATTACCTGGTATTTAATGACGTGGATGGATTGTACACGTACACCTTTGAAGCAGAAAGGAAG GAAAACTGTGCGGCTTGCAGCCaacttccccaaaaaatccagttTCCCCCCTCTGCTAAACTCCAAGAGGTTTTGGATTATTTAATAAATGACACATCGTT ACAGATGAAGTCTCCTGCCATCACTGCAACTCTGGATGGGAAGAATAAGACCCTCTATTTACAG ACTGTAGCATCTATAGAAGAACGAACAAGACCGAATTTGTGCAAAACGTTAAAAG AGCTCGGCCTGGTCGATGGACAAGAGCTAGCAGTTGCTGACGTTACCACGCCACAGACCGTGCTGTTCAAGCTTCATTTCACAACTTAG
- the UBA3 gene encoding NEDD8-activating enzyme E1 catalytic subunit isoform X2 produces MADAVEPMAVDIGCGDIGDWEGRWNHVKKFLERSGPFTHPEFEPSNESLQFLLETCKILVVGAGGLGCELLKNLALSGFRQIHVIDMDTIDVSNLNRQFLFRPKDVGRPKAEVAADFINNRIPDCCVTPHYKKIQDFDESFYRDFHIIVCGLDSIIARRWLNGMLLSLLNYEDGVLQQSSVIPLIDGGTEGFKGNARVILPGMTACVECTLELYPPQINFPMCTIASMPRLPEHCIEYVRILQWPKEQPFGESVQLDGDDPEHIQWIFKNSLERAAQYNIRGVTYRLTQGVVKRIIPAVASTNAVIAAACANEVFKIATSAYTPLNNYLVFNDVDGLYTYTFEAERKENCAACSQLPQKIQFPPSAKLQEVLDYLINDTSLQMKSPAITATLDGKNKTLYLQTVASIEERTRPNLCKTLKELGLVDGQELAVADVTTPQTVLFKLHFTT; encoded by the exons ATGGCGGATGCTGTAGAGCC AATGGCTGTGGATATTGGGTGTGGGGACATTGGAGACTGGGAAGGTCGCTGGAACCATGTTAAGAAGTTCCTCGAGCGATCAGGACCTTTCACACACCCCGAGTTCGAACCAAGCAACGAA TCTCTGCAGTTTCTCTTAGAAACCTGTAAAATCCTGGTCGTCGGTGCTGGCGGATTGGGGTGCGAACTTCTCAAAAATCTG GCTCTGTCAGGGTTTCGGCAGATCCACGTCATCGATATGGACACTATAGATGTCTCTAATTTAAATAGACAGTTCTTATTCCG GCCTAAGGATGTTGGAAGACCTAAAGCCGAGGTGGCGGCTGATTTTATAAACAACAGAATACCTGACTGTTGTGTCACACC ACATTATAAAAAGATTCAAGATTTTGATGAGTCCTTTTACAGAG ATTTCCATATTATAGTGTGCGGTCTGGATTCCATTATCGCCAGGCGCTGGTTGAATGGAATGCTg CTGTCTCTTCTGAACTATGAAGATGGAGTACTGCAGCAAAGTTCAGTAATTCCTCTAATTGACGGCGGTACAGAAGGCTTTAAAGGAAATGCCCGGGTCATTTTACCAGGCATGACAGCCTGTGTGGAGTGTACTCTGGAGCTGTACCCACCACAG ATTAATTTCCCCATGTGTACAATTGCATCTATGCCCAGATTACCAGAGCACTGTATAGAATATGTCCGGATATTGCAGTGGCCAAAGGAACAGCCGTTTGGAG AGAGCGTACAGCTGGATGGAGACGATCCTGAACACATTCAgtggatttttaaaaattctttggaGAGGGCGGCACAATATAATATCCGAGGCGTAACATACAGACTTACTCAGG GTGTTGTGAAAAGAATCATCCCTGCTGTAGCATCTACAAATGCAGTGATTGCAG CTGCCTGTGCGAATGAAGTATTCAAGATAGCTACCAG TGCTTATACGCCGCTGAATAATTACCTGGTATTTAATGACGTGGATGGATTGTACACGTACACCTTTGAAGCAGAAAGGAAG GAAAACTGTGCGGCTTGCAGCCaacttccccaaaaaatccagttTCCCCCCTCTGCTAAACTCCAAGAGGTTTTGGATTATTTAATAAATGACACATCGTT ACAGATGAAGTCTCCTGCCATCACTGCAACTCTGGATGGGAAGAATAAGACCCTCTATTTACAG ACTGTAGCATCTATAGAAGAACGAACAAGACCGAATTTGTGCAAAACGTTAAAAG AGCTCGGCCTGGTCGATGGACAAGAGCTAGCAGTTGCTGACGTTACCACGCCACAGACCGTGCTGTTCAAGCTTCATTTCACAACTTAG
- the UBA3 gene encoding NEDD8-activating enzyme E1 catalytic subunit isoform X3, with protein sequence MAVDIGCGDIGDWEGRWNHVKKFLERSGPFTHPEFEPSNESLQFLLETCKILVVGAGGLGCELLKNLALSGFRQIHVIDMDTIDVSNLNRQFLFRPKDVGRPKAEVAADFINNRIPDCCVTPHYKKIQDFDESFYRDFHIIVCGLDSIIARRWLNGMLLSLLNYEDGVLQQSSVIPLIDGGTEGFKGNARVILPGMTACVECTLELYPPQINFPMCTIASMPRLPEHCIEYVRILQWPKEQPFGESVQLDGDDPEHIQWIFKNSLERAAQYNIRGVTYRLTQGVVKRIIPAVASTNAVIAAACANEVFKIATSAYTPLNNYLVFNDVDGLYTYTFEAERKENCAACSQLPQKIQFPPSAKLQEVLDYLINDTSLQMKSPAITATLDGKNKTLYLQTVASIEERTRPNLCKTLKELGLVDGQELAVADVTTPQTVLFKLHFTT encoded by the exons ATGGCTGTGGATATTGGGTGTGGGGACATTGGAGACTGGGAAGGTCGCTGGAACCATGTTAAGAAGTTCCTCGAGCGATCAGGACCTTTCACACACCCCGAGTTCGAACCAAGCAACGAA TCTCTGCAGTTTCTCTTAGAAACCTGTAAAATCCTGGTCGTCGGTGCTGGCGGATTGGGGTGCGAACTTCTCAAAAATCTG GCTCTGTCAGGGTTTCGGCAGATCCACGTCATCGATATGGACACTATAGATGTCTCTAATTTAAATAGACAGTTCTTATTCCG GCCTAAGGATGTTGGAAGACCTAAAGCCGAGGTGGCGGCTGATTTTATAAACAACAGAATACCTGACTGTTGTGTCACACC ACATTATAAAAAGATTCAAGATTTTGATGAGTCCTTTTACAGAG ATTTCCATATTATAGTGTGCGGTCTGGATTCCATTATCGCCAGGCGCTGGTTGAATGGAATGCTg CTGTCTCTTCTGAACTATGAAGATGGAGTACTGCAGCAAAGTTCAGTAATTCCTCTAATTGACGGCGGTACAGAAGGCTTTAAAGGAAATGCCCGGGTCATTTTACCAGGCATGACAGCCTGTGTGGAGTGTACTCTGGAGCTGTACCCACCACAG ATTAATTTCCCCATGTGTACAATTGCATCTATGCCCAGATTACCAGAGCACTGTATAGAATATGTCCGGATATTGCAGTGGCCAAAGGAACAGCCGTTTGGAG AGAGCGTACAGCTGGATGGAGACGATCCTGAACACATTCAgtggatttttaaaaattctttggaGAGGGCGGCACAATATAATATCCGAGGCGTAACATACAGACTTACTCAGG GTGTTGTGAAAAGAATCATCCCTGCTGTAGCATCTACAAATGCAGTGATTGCAG CTGCCTGTGCGAATGAAGTATTCAAGATAGCTACCAG TGCTTATACGCCGCTGAATAATTACCTGGTATTTAATGACGTGGATGGATTGTACACGTACACCTTTGAAGCAGAAAGGAAG GAAAACTGTGCGGCTTGCAGCCaacttccccaaaaaatccagttTCCCCCCTCTGCTAAACTCCAAGAGGTTTTGGATTATTTAATAAATGACACATCGTT ACAGATGAAGTCTCCTGCCATCACTGCAACTCTGGATGGGAAGAATAAGACCCTCTATTTACAG ACTGTAGCATCTATAGAAGAACGAACAAGACCGAATTTGTGCAAAACGTTAAAAG AGCTCGGCCTGGTCGATGGACAAGAGCTAGCAGTTGCTGACGTTACCACGCCACAGACCGTGCTGTTCAAGCTTCATTTCACAACTTAG